A portion of the Cryptomeria japonica chromosome 5, Sugi_1.0, whole genome shotgun sequence genome contains these proteins:
- the LOC131875903 gene encoding uncharacterized protein LOC131875903: MSLRLNIRIGKAIRWKASPRDWTKLNFDGASKGNPGESGIGAIIRDEQGNILQGLFGGIGVATNNEVEICALEAGLCLCIRALENVIESYEIGHVYKEDNQVANYLGNLGVGGNDDLVYFCQASASEDIKGQCRKDCQRYQR; the protein is encoded by the exons ATGTCCCTCCGGCTAAACATCCGGATTGGAAAAGCAATTAGATGGAAGGCCTCCCCAAGGGATTGGACAAAATTAAACTTCGACGGTGCCAGTAAGGGGAATCCAGGTGAATCTGGTATAGGAGCCATAATCCGAGATGAGCAAGGCAATATCCTTCAGGGGCTGTTTGGTGGCATAGGAGTTGCCACAAACAACGAAGTAGAAATTTGTGCACTTGAGGCAGGACTTTGTCTTTGTATTAG AGCACTTGAGAATGTAATTGAGAGTTACGAGATTGGGCATGTCTACAAAGAAGACAATCAGGTGGCTAATTACCTTGGGAACCTTGGAGTTGGAGGAAATGACGACCTTGTCTACTTTTGCCAGGCATCTGCTTCAGAGGATATCAAAGGACAATGTAGGAAGGACTGCCAAAGATATCAACGATAG